GGGCGTGTAAATCATCCATTTAAACAGAATGGGGATGGGTCCCCAATAACAATTGGAGAAAATGCCCCAATAAAATTCCGGTTTAATGGATATGCTTCAACAATTGTTGGAGCAGGTCCTAAAGGGGTTGGAGATAAATTGGGTGATAGCACGGAGAAATCAGTAAGCTACGATGATTTGGTATTCGAAATGGTGGTATAATTATGAAAAATACGAGCCTTATCACTTTGGGAATTATGTTTCTTTTTTTGATTGGAACAGCTTCTGCAAGTAGTCAATATGGTTCTATAGATGTCTACTACAATGACAAGATCCTTCCAGGAAAAGAGATTGCAAAGCCTGTTTTGAAAATCGGAGAACCTTTCAAGGTTAGGTTTGATTTTACTGTGAATCAAAAATGTTACGTTTCTGTCAAACTAAGCGAACTTGGAAAAGATAACTTTGTTATAATAGATGGACCAACCTCGAGAATGGAAGAATATTATGGGAAAATTATGGAAGAAAATTCAACGGAAGTTTTTGAGTGGACAGTAAAGCCAACTGAAAATTGGGCGGGTGGAAGCATACCTATTGATTTTGTATATCAAGTAGATGAGTTAGGCGCTGGTGGGAAAACATTGGTAAATGGAGAATTCACCGCCGCTTACTGTACCATCTCTAACGAACATTACGAAGGCGAAATTCCCATTTCTGAAAATCATCCTGTTTCAGAAACCGAACCTTCTTCCACATCTGCATCCACGCCAGCTTTCAGTTTAGTAACCGCCATTTTGGCACTTGTACTTGTATTCCTCAGATTCTCCCGCCAGTAAATGCTGTGACGGGAGATTAAATTTATTTTTAACTCGATTAACTCAAGTTATTCTGGATAGGGTCGACACAGAAGTTAGAATCGGCATTTCGGACGGAATCTGTGCAGTTACAGCAAGGAAATGTGAGGCTATTGACATTCTTTTTGGGAAAATTGACGGTGAACTGAAAAATATGGCAAATGAGACCGTGGATAGATATTCTGGGGATATAGCAGACAAGGGTTGTGGACATACTGAAGAATCAGTTGCCTATGGAGATCTCTTCACAGAGTATGGTGTATAATATGAGAGGAAAGTGTTTGATTCTGATGTCAATATTAATATTGACTGTTAATTTAGCAACTGCCTCCAATCCTTATGGGGAAATTTATACTTACGATGTATATTATAACGATAAGCTTCTTCCAGGTACGGAAGTAGCAAAACCTCTTTTAAAGATTGGGGAGCCTTTTAACATAAAAGTAAACATTACAGTCTATCAAGAATATAAGGTGTCTGGACAAATATCAGAGATCGGAAGTGGCGATTTTGAAGTGATTGAGGGTCCTTCCGAAATGAATAGATATTCTAGTGCCAATCTAAAACCAAATGAATCTCATGTTTTTGAATGGACTATTAAACCAACTGAAGGTTGGGCAGGTGGCTCACTTCCAATCGATTTTCATTATGCTCTTCTTGAAAAAGGAAACCCAGATCCGATTCTGAATAGTGGTTTCACCGTTGCCTATCCTCACATCTCTAACGAATACTACGAAGGCGAAATTCCCACTTCTGAGGATCATCCAGTTTCAGAAACCGAGCCTTCCTCAAAATCCGCATCCACGCCAGCTTTCAGTTTAGTAACCGCCATTTCGGCACTTGTACTTGTATTCCTCAGATTCTCCCGCCAGTAAATGCTGTGATGGGAGATTTAATTTATTTTAACTCGATTAACCAAGTTATTTTGAACAGGGTCGACACAGATGTTAAAATTGGAGTTAAATTAAACTCTTGCTGACAGTTTGGTGAATTAACATGAAACTCAAAATTCTTGTGATTGGAACCATATTTATTTTGTTAACTAATATTGCTTCAGCAAGTTCTCCATATGGTTCCATCGATGTATATTACAATGATGTGCTTTTACCAGGAAAAGAAGTGGCTAAACCAACTTTGGACGTCGGAGAACCCTTTAGAGTCAAAATCAATCTAACCGTATCTCAAAAAAGTGATGTTTATGCATCACTTTCATGCATGGAAAAGAGTTCTTTTGAAATAATAGATGGTCCTACTGGGAGAATAGGAGACTATTCAAAAGCGAATATTTTAGAGGCGAACTCTACGATAGAGTATGAATGGATGGTAAAACCTACTGAAAGATGGGCTGGAGGATCACTGCCGTTGGATATATATTATGAAATTTATGACCATGGAAGTCCAGAGCCTCTGTCAAAGGTGGTTTCACAGTCGCTTATCCCTATATTTCCAACGAACATTACGAAGGCGAAATTCCCACTTCTGAAAACCATCCAGTTTCAGAAACCGAACCTTCTTCCACATCTGCATCCACGCCAGCTTTCAGTTTAGTAACCGCCATTTCGGCACTTGTGCTTGTATTCTTCAGATTCTCCCGCCAATAAATGCTGTGATGGGAAATTAAATTTATTTGTTTGTTTTTTTATTTATAAATCTCTCCCATATAAAGAAAAGTATTTATGCGTATAACTATCTAATATTTTTTACACATAGAATATATATTTTTACAAAGAACGTCGCAAAAGTATGGATTCTTTAAATTATAACATACAGTCATCAAACTTCAATTTCATAAATCGATATCATTAGAACCTCAGTGAACAGGAAGTTTCCCTGGACACAGCCCGACTTAACACCGAAGTCTACAACCTGAAACTGGTGTATGCCCGGGAAATGAGGTCTCAGATTACTGAAGAGGTAGCTACTGAAGTAAGTTCAAATCCTGTTGTTTCCGGCTGGATCGAGGAAGACCGCGTCCGTGCAGTCACAGTCAGCTACCTTAACAGCCTCTCCGATGAAGAGATTATTGATAAATCCACCACTGGTCAGCTCGCAACTGAACTTGCCGCCGCCGTAATAACTGAAATCAGGAACTCAAACCCTTCGGTTGAACCTGATGAACTTGAAGCAACTCTGAACAGGGTTGATACGGATGTTAGAATCGGGGTTGCAGACGGCATCTGTGCAGTCACAGCAAGTAAAGGAGAGGCTCTTGATGTTCTTTTTGGGAAAATAGACGGTGAGCTGAAAAATCTGGCAAATGAAACCGTGGATAGGTATTCTGGGGAGATCGCAGACAAAGTCACAAAAAGGCTGGATCGGACGATGACAGCTGTTCCTTGCGGGTTGCCGGTACTGCCTCCGCACTGGATTTTTACGGTTAATGTTTGGACGTATGAGGTGATTGGAATGTATGAAGAATTTAAAGTAATCGATAATGACAATGAGGTAATTCCTAAACCTTACTTTGGTCACAAAGGACAGATGTACATCAGAAAAGATGATTCTATTCTACATGATGGCAAATATATCGGAGATAACACCCCATTAACATTCCAATTTATTGGATATGCAACTACGGTAGTTGGTCCAAGCCCAAAGGGCGTTGGGGACAAAATAGGTGGTTCTATTGAAAAATCAATTGGGTATGAAACTCTTGCTACACAGTTTGGTGAATTAACATGAAGCTCAAAATTCTTGTGATTGGAACCATATTTATCTTGTTAATGAATATTGCTTCAGCAAGTTCTCCATATGGTTCTATCGATGTATATTACAATGATGTGCTTTTACCAGGTAAAGAAGTAGCCAAACCTGCACTACAAATCGGAGAACCTTTCAAGGTAAAAGTAGATTTAAAACTCAATCAGACTTCGATCCTATTTATAAAAGTTTGTAGTCTCAGAGTTAGGACTCCATACGAAGTTATAAAAGGTCCTTCTGAATTCGATAAGAAATTATATTTTGAATCTTTGGATCCTGGAGCATATACTTTTGAATGGACGCTAAAACCTACTGGAGAATGGGAAAGCGGAACTATGCCTGTGAATATCTGGTATCAAATACATAACGTTGGTGAAGATGAACCTCTTGTACAAGGTGAATTTACGGTTGCTTATCCATATATTTCCAACGAATACTACGAAGGCAAAATCCCAACTTCTGAAAATCATCCAGTTTCAGAAACAGAACCTTTCTCCAAATCTGCATCCACGCCAGCTTTCAGTTTAGTAACCGCCATTTCGGCACTTGTACTCGTATTCCTCAGATTCTCCCGCCAGTAAATGCTGTGATGGGAGATTTAATTTATTTTAACTCGATTAACTCAAGTTATTTTGAACAGGGTCGACACAGATGTTAAAATTGGAGTTAAATGAAACTCTTGCTGACAGTTTGGTGAATTAACATGAAACTCAAAATTCTTGTGATTGGAACTATATTTCTTTTGTTAACTAATATTGCTTCAGCAAGTTCTCCATACGGTTCCATCGATGTATATTACAATGATGTGCTTTTACCTGGAAAAGAGATTGTAAAGCCTGTTTTGAAAATTGGAGAACCTTTCAAGGTTAGGTTTGATTTTACTGTGAATCAAAAATGTTACGTTTCTGTCAAACTAAGTGAACTTGGAAAAGATAACTTTGTTATAATAGATGGGCCAACCTCGAGAATGGAAGAATACTATGGGAAAATTATGGAAGAAAATTCAACGGACGTTTTTGAATGGACTGTAAAGCCAACTGAAAATTGGGCGGGTGGGAGTATACCCATTGACTTTGTTTGTCAAGTAAATGAATTAGGCGCTGGTGGGAAAATATTAGTAAAAGGAGAATTCACCGCTGCTTACTGTACTATCTCCAACGAACATTACGAAGGCAAAATCCCTACTTCTGAGGAGCAGCCAGTTTCGGAAACTGAACCTTCTTCCACATCCGCATCCACTCCAGCTTTCAGTTTAGTAACCGCCATTTCGGCACTTGTACTTGTATTCCTTAGATTCTCCCGCCAGTAAATGCTGTGATGGGAGATTTAATTTATTTGCTTGTTTTTTATTTATAAATCTCTCCCATCTAACGAAAACGATTTATATATATAACTGTTTAATATTTTTTACACCACAAATTTAAATTTTTACAAAGAACGTCGCAAAAATATGAATTCTTTAAATAATAACATACATTCATCAAACTTCAATTTCATAAATCGATATCATCAGAACCTCCGTGAACAGGAAGTTTCCCTGGACACAGCTCACCTTAACACAGAAGTCTACAACCTGAAACTTGTCTATGCCAGGGAAATGAGGCTTCAGATAACTGAAGAGGTCGCCGCTGAAGTAAGTTCAAATCCTGTTGTTTCCGGCTGGATAGAAGAAAACCGCATCCGTGCAGTCACAGTCAGCTACCTTAACAGCCTCTCCGATGAAGAGATTATTGATAAATCCACCACTGGTCAGCTCGCAACTGAACTTGCCGCCGCCGTAATAACTGAAATCAGGAACTCAAACCCTTCGGTTGAACCTGATGAACTTGAAGCAACTCTGAACAGGGTTGATACGGATGTTAGAATCGGGGTTGCAGACGGCATCTGTGCAGTCACAGCAAGTAAAGGGGAGGCTCTTGATGTTCTTTTTGGGAAAATTGATGGTGAGTTGAAAAATCTGGCAAATGAAACCCTGGATAGGTATTCTGGGGAGATGGCAGACAAGGTCACAAAAAGGCTGGACAGGACGATGGCAGCTGTTCCCTGTGGGTTGCCTGTATTGCCGCCTCACTGGATTTTTACAGTGAATGTGTGGACTTATGAGGTAAAAGGAGAGTACGAGAGTTTTACTCTTATCGATAATGATAATGAAGTAATTCCTGAACCTTACTTCGGTCATAAAGGCCAAAAGTATGTTAGAAAGTATGAACACATAAACCATCCTTATAATAAGAATCCAGATGGAAGTAGCATTTGGTTAGGTGAAAATTCAAGGATACGATTCCAAATAAATGGATATGCATCTACAATTGTTGGAGCTGGTCCTAAAGGTGTCGGTGATAAGGAAGGGGGCTATTCAGAAAAATCAGTTGGATTTGTTGAGCTATAAACAAGATTGGTGGATAAAATGAAAATAAAAACTCTATTTTTAGGATTCTTTATATGTTTGGTGACATTTCCAAACATATCTTCTGCAAGCAGCCCATATGGAGATATGCAGGTTTATTACAATGACAGATTATTGCCTGGCTCTGAAATTGCAAAACCTACTTTAAAAATAGAGGAGCCATTTAAAGTGGGTATAAATCTCACTGTTTACCAAAAATCCGAAGTTTCGGTAATGTTAAGTGAAATTGGTGATGGAGATTTTGTAATCTTGAATGGATTCACGAAAGAAATGAATAAATATGGTTCAAAAGTTATGGAAAAAGACTCCTCTGAGGTATTTGAATGGACAGTAATTCCTACTGAAAATTGGGCTGGCGGTTCTATACCAGTTAACTTTGTTTATCAAATAAATGATTTTGAAACGGGGAAAATTTTAGTTAACAGCGGATTCACCATTGCTTATCCATATATTTCCAACGAATACTACAAAGGCGAAATTCCCACTTCTGAAAACCAGCCAGTTTCAGAAACCGAACCTTCCTCGACATCCGCATCCACGCCAGCCTTTACACTCCTCGGCGCGATTTCAGTTTTTGCATTGGCTTTTGCCCTGTTCCGCAGGTGAAAATCCTGCCTGGAAACTTATTTTTGGGCTTATCCTATATATATTCTAAAAATACGAAATTCAAAAAAGTAAGTTTTGAGTTATAGGATAAGCTCGCCTTTTGGAAATTATCTAAAAGCTGTAAACTTCTCTTTTACCGCACCGCATACAGGACATCTATCTGGGGCTTCTCCTTCGAGAGTGTATCCGCAGACCTCGCAAATGTGGACAGGCCCAAGGTCAACATCTTTTCCTGCATTAACCGCATCGAATGCTTTTTCAAAGAGCTGTTTATGCAGTTTCTCAGTGGCATACGACCATTCGAAACTTCTTTGTGCGATTTTTTCTTCCTGGAATTTTGCTACTTCTATGTATACGGGATACATTTCCTCAATTTCAAATGTCTCGCCGTCGATTGCCAGTTGAAGGTTTTTCAGAGTATCTCCTGGGCCAAAAGCAGCCATGCTGTTTGCGACAAAGCCCCCATTGAGGTGTTTCAATGCTTTGTAATGGTCGCCTGCATGTACGTATTCGGCATGAGAAATTGCCCGGAATAAACGGGCTACGTTTGTGTAATTCTCTTTTTCGGCCTGGTTTGCAAAGTGCAAATACCTCATGTGTGCCTGGCTTTCCCCACCAAATGCATTGATCAGATGTTGTTCTGTCATTTTTCTCATTTTAATAACCCCTTAATTATAAAATTCGGTAGTTTATATCCTCAAGACTTACGGACTTTGGGAGTAAAATAAAGTGTTGTCGGGTCTGTCACAGAAATTCTTATCGAGACCTTTTGAAATTTCATGCTGTTTTTGATTTAACTGTGTAAGTCTGAGTTCACGCTTTATTTGAGTTTAGAGAATAAAAGTCTTTTTGGTTCGGAGAGTGTCTTAAAGCAATTCCCCCGGGAGATGTTATTCTAGACGGCAAATAATTCCTGGATAAATCCTGGGTAAAACTTGGCGAATACAATACAGGGGAGAATTTGATATTTTTATACTGCCATTATTCTGAATTGAGGTTTATATGTTCATATAGGCCTATTGAGTGAATTATACCTTCTTTTTAGATTTAAATCAAATAAAAATTAATAATAAAATTATTGGTGATAAAAAACATAAATACAAAATATGGCACAATGTCCATATTGTGTAAAATGTTTCAACAGTGAATCAGGCGTATCAGTTCACCTGCATTTCTGTTCGAAGTGTTCCGGTTTTGATATGTATATGAGGGGACAGAAGAAGCAGCGAAAAAATTCTTAAAACACATTGAGAAGATGGAATAATAAATGGTGGATCCTGAGCGGGTCCAAATAAATAATACATTTAAACACAATGTCTAATGTGATTGATTTTGTTACTTAAGTGCGTAAGTCCTACTTTTATTTCAAGGTAATTAATTCCAGGGTTTAAAGCTGAGTAAGTATAATTTGACTCATTTGGAAGCGGTGGCGTGAACATACTCTGTTGATTGCAGCAGAGTGCGCCAGTGCAACTTTGATTTTTTGAGGTTGACGACTCGATAAAGCTAATGAATTACTCGAAATCCACCATTAAAGGCATGTGATCACTCAGCGAAATCCAATCCTCATATTTACCAATAGAAAAAGTCTTAATCTGATCTATGAAATCCGTTGATGCAAATATATAATCAATATGATAAGGGATCGTTCTATTTTTCCTGAAGAATAAAGTTGGTTCTTTCTCATGACCAAAACTTACATTTGCAGATCGATGGTATGCGCTATGTATCTCAAGTTGTTTTAGAAAGTAAATTACATTGGTGAGTGTTCCATAAAGAGGATAATTAGGTTTTCTATCCCAGATTACGTTCCAGTTGAAGTCTCCTGCAATAATTACTGGAGATTTGAGCATATCTTTATAATAATTCAACGAATTCCAAACCTCTCCTATATACCTTCTTTTAGGATCTTCTTTATTATTCTGTGACCATATTGCGATAAGGTTTGTGGCTGTCGGATTAGTCATTTTAATCGGGAGAACATATTTATATTCTTCACAATAGGACTCATGTAACGAAATTTCGACGTCGTTGAAACTGAAAACTCCTAAGCCTTTGTTTTTATTATCCCCGATCCACAAAACATTCGAATAAAAGTCATCAGTAAATTTGTCCGGATGTTCGCATTCCGGAACAATCAGTAAATCTGGATTGTATGGAAGGATTTTCTCATACTTCTTTCTGAAGGCCATATTA
The Methanosarcina sp. WWM596 DNA segment above includes these coding regions:
- a CDS encoding sarcinarray family MAST domain-containing protein, which gives rise to MKNTSLITLGIMFLFLIGTASASSQYGSIDVYYNDKILPGKEIAKPVLKIGEPFKVRFDFTVNQKCYVSVKLSELGKDNFVIIDGPTSRMEEYYGKIMEENSTEVFEWTVKPTENWAGGSIPIDFVYQVDELGAGGKTLVNGEFTAAYCTISNEHYEGEIPISENHPVSETEPSSTSASTPAFSLVTAILALVLVFLRFSRQ
- a CDS encoding sarcinarray family MAST domain-containing protein is translated as MSILILTVNLATASNPYGEIYTYDVYYNDKLLPGTEVAKPLLKIGEPFNIKVNITVYQEYKVSGQISEIGSGDFEVIEGPSEMNRYSSANLKPNESHVFEWTIKPTEGWAGGSLPIDFHYALLEKGNPDPILNSGFTVAYPHISNEYYEGEIPTSEDHPVSETEPSSKSASTPAFSLVTAISALVLVFLRFSRQ
- a CDS encoding sarcinarray family MAST domain-containing protein translates to MKLKILVIGTIFILLTNIASASSPYGSIDVYYNDVLLPGKEVAKPTLDVGEPFRVKINLTVSQKSDVYASLSCMEKSSFEIIDGPTGRIGDYSKANILEANSTIEYEWMVKPTERWAGGSLPLDIYYEIYDHGSPEPLSKVVSQSLIPIFPTNITKAKFPLLKTIQFQKPNLLPHLHPRQLSV
- a CDS encoding sarcinarray family MAST domain-containing protein, whose protein sequence is MKLKILVIGTIFILLMNIASASSPYGSIDVYYNDVLLPGKEVAKPALQIGEPFKVKVDLKLNQTSILFIKVCSLRVRTPYEVIKGPSEFDKKLYFESLDPGAYTFEWTLKPTGEWESGTMPVNIWYQIHNVGEDEPLVQGEFTVAYPYISNEYYEGKIPTSENHPVSETEPFSKSASTPAFSLVTAISALVLVFLRFSRQ
- a CDS encoding sarcinarray family MAST domain-containing protein; the encoded protein is MKLKILVIGTIFLLLTNIASASSPYGSIDVYYNDVLLPGKEIVKPVLKIGEPFKVRFDFTVNQKCYVSVKLSELGKDNFVIIDGPTSRMEEYYGKIMEENSTDVFEWTVKPTENWAGGSIPIDFVCQVNELGAGGKILVKGEFTAAYCTISNEHYEGKIPTSEEQPVSETEPSSTSASTPAFSLVTAISALVLVFLRFSRQ
- a CDS encoding sarcinarray family MAST domain-containing protein produces the protein MKIKTLFLGFFICLVTFPNISSASSPYGDMQVYYNDRLLPGSEIAKPTLKIEEPFKVGINLTVYQKSEVSVMLSEIGDGDFVILNGFTKEMNKYGSKVMEKDSSEVFEWTVIPTENWAGGSIPVNFVYQINDFETGKILVNSGFTIAYPYISNEYYKGEIPTSENQPVSETEPSSTSASTPAFTLLGAISVFALAFALFRR
- a CDS encoding rubrerythrin family protein; this encodes MRKMTEQHLINAFGGESQAHMRYLHFANQAEKENYTNVARLFRAISHAEYVHAGDHYKALKHLNGGFVANSMAAFGPGDTLKNLQLAIDGETFEIEEMYPVYIEVAKFQEEKIAQRSFEWSYATEKLHKQLFEKAFDAVNAGKDVDLGPVHICEVCGYTLEGEAPDRCPVCGAVKEKFTAFR
- a CDS encoding endonuclease/exonuclease/phosphatase family protein; translation: MRIVTWNCNMAFRKKYEKILPYNPDLLIVPECEHPDKFTDDFYSNVLWIGDNKNKGLGVFSFNDVEISLHESYCEEYKYVLPIKMTNPTATNLIAIWSQNNKEDPKRRYIGEVWNSLNYYKDMLKSPVIIAGDFNWNVIWDRKPNYPLYGTLTNVIYFLKQLEIHSAYHRSANVSFGHEKEPTLFFRKNRTIPYHIDYIFASTDFIDQIKTFSIGKYEDWISLSDHMPLMVDFE